One window of Solwaraspora sp. WMMA2056 genomic DNA carries:
- a CDS encoding FtsX-like permease family protein — translation MTGPRSTRLRYTRQRGGGLGRLGYDVAFGARLAFSGGRDGWTRAIFTAVGVGIGVAMLLLAASVPGALAAREERGAARAGGYIQDSTGDALLFAYSDTIFRNQGVWGRTIAAEGPQAPVPPGVAALPGPGEAVVSPALAELLAGPDGALLAPRIGERIVGQIGPEGLTGPAELAFYRGSTDLDPELSNRVTAFGGGGPNEVLGPVLTLLVVIIFVVLLLPIVVFLGAAVRFGGAARDRRLAALRLAGADHRMIGRFAAGEALTGALLGLVVGAALFLIGRQITPLVQVSDLSVFAADVRPPAVLVALAVVAAPLAAVAVGLIALRGVVAEPLGVVRRATPRRRRPGWRLAVPLAGLALLYPLLRGGISSFDALAQYQVAAGAVLMLIGVVTLLPWLIETTVRRMRGGPVAWQLAVRRLQVDGAGNARLVSGVAVAVAGTIALQGLFIGIEDDFTRSTGADPTRASHSLYVGSPTGGQADRLLARVAEVPGVESVRGFRTTGVTAGSGDVQVWDQLTVADCAVLADLIAVTDCADGDVFLVTPPDAAVRAGTAPPAPVAATTRPGDRLQVGEDQYGWTLPPTVRTAEPRVDPWGGQLRGIFATTGAIDPTVPGPMTIQAYLTIDPTVPDAVERVRNLAATAGVNGQVSALSTNEQARQYVNIRRGLTVGIVVTLLLIGASLLVSTLEQLRERRRLLAMLAAFGTPRRVLGWAVLWQQLVPVLIGTALAVVAGLGLGAVLLGMVGRSLAFSWWSVAGASALGAGAAIGVTVASLPVLWRLMRADGLRTE, via the coding sequence ATGACCGGGCCGCGCAGCACCCGGCTGCGTTACACCAGACAGCGTGGCGGTGGGCTCGGCCGGCTCGGTTACGACGTCGCCTTCGGGGCCCGGCTGGCGTTCAGCGGCGGCCGGGACGGCTGGACCCGGGCGATCTTCACCGCCGTCGGCGTCGGCATCGGGGTGGCGATGCTGCTGCTCGCCGCCTCGGTGCCGGGTGCCCTCGCGGCCCGCGAGGAGCGCGGCGCGGCCCGAGCCGGAGGGTACATTCAGGACAGCACCGGTGACGCGCTGCTGTTCGCCTACTCCGACACGATCTTCCGGAACCAGGGGGTCTGGGGCCGCACCATTGCGGCCGAAGGGCCGCAGGCACCGGTGCCGCCCGGGGTGGCGGCGCTGCCCGGACCCGGCGAAGCGGTCGTGTCACCGGCGCTGGCCGAGCTGCTGGCCGGCCCGGACGGCGCGCTGCTGGCACCCAGGATCGGCGAGCGGATCGTCGGCCAGATCGGCCCGGAGGGTCTGACCGGACCCGCCGAACTGGCCTTCTACCGGGGCAGTACCGACCTGGACCCGGAGCTGAGCAACCGGGTCACCGCGTTCGGCGGTGGGGGCCCGAACGAAGTGCTCGGCCCGGTCCTCACTCTGCTCGTCGTGATCATCTTCGTGGTGCTGTTGCTGCCGATCGTCGTCTTCCTCGGCGCGGCGGTCCGATTCGGCGGCGCCGCCCGGGACCGCCGGTTGGCGGCACTGCGGCTGGCCGGCGCCGACCACCGGATGATCGGCCGGTTCGCCGCAGGCGAGGCGCTCACCGGTGCGTTGCTCGGGCTGGTTGTCGGCGCCGCACTGTTCCTGATCGGCCGGCAGATCACCCCGCTGGTGCAGGTCTCGGACCTCAGCGTCTTCGCCGCCGACGTACGCCCGCCCGCCGTACTGGTGGCGCTGGCCGTGGTCGCCGCACCGCTGGCCGCCGTCGCGGTCGGCCTGATCGCGCTGCGCGGCGTCGTCGCCGAACCCCTCGGGGTGGTACGCCGGGCCACGCCCCGCCGCCGCCGGCCCGGGTGGCGCCTGGCGGTGCCATTGGCCGGGCTGGCCCTGCTCTATCCGCTGCTGCGCGGCGGGATCTCCAGTTTCGACGCGCTGGCCCAGTACCAGGTCGCCGCCGGGGCGGTACTGATGCTGATCGGCGTGGTGACGCTACTGCCGTGGCTGATCGAGACGACCGTACGCCGGATGCGCGGTGGGCCGGTCGCCTGGCAGCTGGCGGTCCGCCGGCTCCAGGTCGACGGTGCCGGCAACGCCCGGCTGGTCTCCGGGGTCGCGGTCGCGGTGGCCGGCACGATAGCGCTGCAGGGCCTGTTCATCGGCATCGAGGACGACTTCACCCGGAGCACCGGCGCGGATCCGACCCGGGCCAGTCATTCCCTGTACGTCGGATCGCCTACCGGCGGACAGGCGGACAGGCTGCTGGCCCGGGTCGCCGAGGTGCCCGGAGTCGAGTCGGTCCGTGGATTCCGTACCACCGGTGTCACCGCCGGGTCGGGCGACGTCCAGGTGTGGGATCAGCTGACCGTCGCCGACTGCGCGGTACTGGCCGACCTGATCGCCGTGACCGACTGCGCCGACGGTGACGTCTTCCTCGTCACGCCGCCCGATGCCGCCGTCCGCGCCGGGACCGCACCGCCGGCGCCGGTGGCGGCTACCACCCGGCCGGGCGACCGGCTGCAGGTCGGCGAGGATCAGTACGGGTGGACGCTCCCGCCTACTGTGCGCACCGCCGAGCCACGCGTCGACCCGTGGGGCGGCCAGTTACGAGGGATCTTCGCCACCACGGGAGCGATCGACCCCACCGTGCCCGGACCGATGACGATCCAGGCGTACCTGACCATCGACCCGACCGTGCCGGACGCGGTCGAACGGGTCCGCAACCTCGCGGCCACGGCCGGGGTGAACGGGCAGGTCTCCGCCCTGTCGACGAACGAACAGGCCCGGCAGTACGTCAACATCCGGCGCGGGCTGACCGTCGGCATCGTCGTCACCCTGCTGCTGATCGGCGCCAGCCTGCTGGTCAGCACGCTGGAGCAGTTGCGGGAGCGACGCCGGTTGCTGGCGATGCTGGCCGCCTTCGGCACCCCACGGCGGGTGCTCGGCTGGGCGGTCCTCTGGCAGCAGCTGGTGCCGGTGCTGATCGGCACGGCCCTGGCGGTCGTCGCCGGGCTCGGTCTCGGCGCGGTACTGCTCGGCATGGTCGGGCGCAGCCTGGCGTTCTCCTGGTGGAGTGTGGCCGGCGCGAGTGCGCTCGGTGCCGGGGCGGCGATCGGAGTCACCGTCGCCAGCCTGCCGGTGCTGTGGCGGCTGATGCGCGCCGACGGGCTGCGCACCGAGTAG
- a CDS encoding erythromycin esterase family protein: MLGEASHGTHEFYAWRAALTRRLVTERGFSFVAVEGDWPDCDRVDRSVRGRLDAPRDPRDALISFERWPTWMWANDEVVDFCRWLRRHNDSVGEAARVGFHGLDVYSLWESLREILVHLREHRPDQVPAALAAYRCFEPYGEDPQDYASALRLVPAGCEAEVTDLLVQLRAAAAADGAGSFGAWQNAEVVAGAERYYRALLAGGRLSWNVRDRHMDDTLDRLLDHYGPTSKAVVWAHNTHVGDARATDMADLGEVNIGQLARERYGREQVVLVGFGTYQGTVVAGDSWGAPMRLMPVPPARPGSLEAELSAVAPAEALFVFPADGGPDLLTDERDHRAIGVVYRPHRERHGNYVPTVLGDRYDAFCWFDRSRGVRPLRTPHVDLREPETFPSGV; encoded by the coding sequence ATGCTCGGCGAGGCCAGCCACGGCACCCACGAGTTCTACGCCTGGCGGGCCGCGCTCACCCGTCGGCTCGTCACCGAACGTGGCTTCTCGTTCGTCGCCGTCGAAGGCGACTGGCCTGACTGCGACCGGGTCGACCGCAGCGTACGGGGCCGCCTCGACGCCCCGCGCGACCCCCGCGACGCACTGATCAGCTTCGAACGGTGGCCGACCTGGATGTGGGCCAACGACGAGGTGGTCGACTTCTGCCGGTGGCTGCGTCGGCACAACGACTCGGTCGGCGAGGCCGCCCGGGTCGGCTTCCACGGCCTCGACGTCTACTCGCTGTGGGAGTCGCTGCGGGAGATCCTGGTCCACCTGCGCGAGCACCGGCCCGACCAGGTGCCGGCGGCGCTGGCCGCGTACCGCTGCTTCGAACCGTACGGCGAGGACCCGCAGGACTACGCCTCGGCCCTGCGGCTGGTCCCGGCCGGCTGCGAGGCGGAGGTGACCGACCTGCTGGTCCAGCTGCGGGCCGCAGCCGCCGCCGACGGTGCCGGCAGCTTCGGGGCCTGGCAGAACGCCGAGGTCGTGGCCGGTGCCGAACGCTACTACCGGGCGCTGCTGGCCGGCGGCCGACTCTCCTGGAACGTCCGGGACCGGCACATGGACGACACCCTCGACCGGCTGCTCGACCACTACGGCCCGACCTCGAAGGCCGTGGTCTGGGCGCACAACACCCACGTCGGGGACGCCCGCGCCACCGACATGGCCGACCTCGGCGAGGTCAACATCGGACAGCTGGCCCGCGAGCGGTACGGCCGGGAGCAGGTCGTGCTGGTCGGCTTCGGCACCTACCAGGGCACGGTGGTGGCCGGGGACTCGTGGGGTGCGCCGATGCGGCTGATGCCCGTACCGCCGGCCCGGCCGGGGTCGCTCGAAGCGGAACTGTCCGCCGTCGCCCCGGCCGAGGCGTTGTTCGTCTTCCCGGCCGACGGCGGACCGGACCTGCTCACCGACGAGCGGGACCACCGGGCGATCGGGGTCGTCTACCGGCCGCACCGGGAACGGCACGGCAACTACGTGCCGACCGTCCTCGGCGACCGCTACGACGCGTTCTGCTGGTTCGACCGCAGCCGGGGGGTACGGCCGCTGCGTACCCCCCACGTCGACCTGCGGGAACCCGAGACCTTCCCGTCCGGGGTCTGA